In a single window of the Streptacidiphilus sp. P02-A3a genome:
- a CDS encoding S41 family peptidase, giving the protein MTADQSYPRFPHIHADLVTFVAEDDIWLAPVAGGRAWRLTVDQTPVTHPRFSPDGSLLAWTSTRDGAPEVHLAPTEGGPVRRLSHWGDARTAVRGWTADGEVLAVSSAGRMSRSHPWAHALPVDGGPARELPYGRVGGLAAEPGGERVLLASPGFGMEPAYWKRYRGGLAGKLWLGVVGGFARVHADLDGNLDSPMWVGERIAFLSDHEGVGQLWSSLPDGSDLRRHSDHEFYARNAATDGRRVVYHSGGELWLVEDLAGAEPRRLEVRLGGSVTGRQPYPVAAGRWLGGLSVDADGRSSVVEVRGSIHRVTHRDGPVRTLSAVPGVRNRLPQRLSDGTSVWVSDAEGDDVLEFSDGRRVPVGQFSRVEELAAAPDGSKVAIANREGMVLLVEDDAVRELDRSAYGHCTGLAFSPDSQWLAWSHPLQQELGPRQLRLASLADGTVTELTPQRFSDRSPVFTLDGKHLAFLSLRDFDPVSDQHVFDVSFPLACRPHLLTLAADTLSPFGPQPGGRPLGKGGGTGSQGGGTEQPEQDNLTRIDLEGLADRIVPFPVPAGRYSALRAVAGGVVWRNTPLAGSLGSGLATPDARPPRPSLERFDFTARRLETLVDALDSFEVSGDGTRLAVVDAGALRIVPADRKASPEDPEDSVAVDLARVRVTVDPAAEWRQMFDETARLMRDNYWRADLGGLDWVGVQRRYRPLVERVGSHGELVDLLWELHGETGTSHSYVSPADGGGDAKRRQGLLGADLVREGDQWRIARVLPGESSDPRARSPLAAPGVNVRAGDVLRAVDGRPVDPLTGPGPLLVGTAGHPVELTVAPAAGGDERTVVVVPLATDQPLRYHDWVAGRRAYVRERSAGKLGYLHVPDMQALGWAQLHRDLLVEIAKDGLVLDTRDNGGGSYSQLIIEKLSRRVVGWERFRDFGSMSYPAYAPRGPLVSVADEFAGSDGDIVNAAFQALKLGPVVGVRTWGGVIGIDMRYSLVDGTGITQPRYAFWLENYGWGVENHGVDPDVEVVCTPQDWAAGRDPQLDEAIRIALAELAEHPAVTPPPVPER; this is encoded by the coding sequence ATGACAGCTGATCAGAGCTATCCGCGATTCCCACACATACATGCTGACCTGGTCACATTCGTGGCGGAAGACGACATCTGGCTGGCCCCGGTGGCCGGTGGCCGGGCCTGGCGGCTGACGGTTGATCAGACCCCGGTGACCCACCCGCGGTTCTCGCCGGACGGCTCGCTGCTGGCCTGGACCTCGACCAGGGACGGCGCGCCCGAGGTCCACCTCGCCCCGACCGAGGGCGGACCGGTCCGGCGGCTCAGCCACTGGGGCGACGCGCGGACGGCGGTACGCGGCTGGACGGCCGACGGCGAGGTGCTGGCGGTCAGCTCCGCCGGGCGGATGTCCCGGTCGCACCCGTGGGCGCACGCGCTGCCGGTGGACGGCGGCCCGGCGCGGGAGCTGCCGTACGGGCGGGTCGGCGGGCTGGCCGCGGAGCCCGGCGGCGAGCGGGTGCTGCTCGCGTCGCCCGGCTTCGGCATGGAGCCCGCCTACTGGAAGCGCTACCGGGGCGGCCTGGCCGGGAAGTTGTGGCTGGGGGTGGTCGGCGGCTTCGCCCGGGTGCACGCGGATCTGGACGGCAACCTGGACTCGCCGATGTGGGTGGGCGAGCGGATCGCGTTCCTGTCGGACCACGAGGGCGTGGGGCAGCTGTGGTCGAGCCTGCCGGACGGCTCGGACCTGCGGCGCCACAGCGACCACGAGTTCTACGCGCGCAACGCGGCGACGGACGGTCGGCGGGTGGTCTACCACAGCGGCGGCGAGCTCTGGCTGGTGGAGGACCTGGCGGGCGCCGAGCCGCGACGCCTGGAGGTGCGCCTCGGCGGGTCGGTGACCGGACGTCAGCCGTACCCGGTGGCGGCGGGCCGCTGGCTGGGCGGTCTTTCGGTGGACGCCGACGGGCGCTCCAGCGTGGTGGAGGTGCGCGGGAGCATCCACCGGGTGACGCATCGGGACGGCCCGGTGCGGACCCTGTCGGCGGTGCCCGGGGTGCGCAACCGGCTGCCGCAGCGACTTTCTGACGGGACGTCGGTGTGGGTGTCCGACGCCGAGGGCGACGACGTGCTGGAGTTCTCGGACGGGCGCCGGGTGCCGGTGGGGCAGTTCAGCCGGGTCGAGGAGCTGGCGGCGGCGCCGGACGGCTCGAAGGTCGCGATCGCCAACCGCGAGGGCATGGTGCTGCTGGTCGAGGACGACGCGGTGCGCGAGCTCGACCGCAGCGCGTACGGCCACTGCACGGGGCTGGCCTTCTCACCGGACTCGCAGTGGCTGGCCTGGTCCCACCCGTTGCAGCAGGAGCTCGGCCCGAGGCAGCTGCGGCTGGCCTCGCTCGCCGACGGCACCGTCACCGAGCTCACCCCGCAGCGCTTCAGCGACCGCTCCCCGGTGTTCACCCTCGACGGCAAGCACCTGGCCTTCCTGTCGCTGCGCGACTTCGACCCGGTTTCCGACCAGCACGTCTTCGACGTGTCCTTCCCGCTCGCCTGCCGTCCGCACCTGCTGACCCTTGCGGCGGACACGCTCTCGCCGTTCGGCCCGCAGCCCGGCGGCCGACCGCTGGGCAAGGGCGGCGGGACCGGGAGCCAGGGCGGCGGGACCGAGCAGCCGGAGCAGGACAACCTGACCCGGATCGACCTGGAGGGCCTGGCCGACCGGATCGTGCCCTTCCCGGTACCGGCCGGCCGGTACTCCGCGCTGCGCGCGGTCGCCGGCGGCGTGGTCTGGCGGAACACCCCGCTGGCCGGGAGCCTCGGCAGCGGCCTGGCCACCCCGGACGCCCGGCCGCCGCGCCCCTCGCTGGAGCGGTTCGACTTCACCGCCCGGCGGTTGGAGACACTGGTGGACGCCCTGGACTCGTTCGAGGTGTCCGGTGACGGCACCCGGCTGGCGGTGGTCGACGCCGGTGCGCTGCGGATCGTCCCGGCGGACCGCAAGGCCTCGCCGGAGGACCCGGAGGACTCGGTCGCGGTGGACCTGGCGCGGGTCCGGGTGACGGTGGACCCGGCCGCCGAGTGGCGGCAGATGTTCGACGAGACCGCCCGGCTGATGCGGGACAACTACTGGCGGGCCGACCTGGGCGGCCTGGACTGGGTGGGCGTGCAGCGCCGCTACCGGCCGCTGGTGGAGCGGGTCGGCAGCCACGGCGAGCTGGTCGACCTGCTCTGGGAGCTGCACGGCGAGACCGGCACCTCCCACTCGTACGTCTCCCCGGCCGACGGCGGCGGCGACGCCAAGCGCCGTCAGGGCCTGCTCGGCGCGGACCTGGTCCGCGAGGGCGACCAGTGGCGGATCGCCCGGGTGCTGCCCGGCGAGTCCTCCGACCCGCGAGCGCGCTCGCCGCTGGCCGCGCCCGGGGTCAACGTCCGCGCGGGCGACGTGCTGCGGGCGGTGGACGGGCGGCCGGTGGACCCGCTGACCGGTCCCGGCCCGCTGCTGGTCGGCACCGCCGGGCACCCGGTCGAGCTGACCGTGGCCCCGGCGGCGGGCGGCGACGAACGCACCGTCGTGGTCGTCCCGCTGGCCACCGACCAGCCGTTGCGCTACCACGACTGGGTGGCCGGACGCCGGGCGTACGTCCGCGAGCGGTCCGCCGGAAAACTCGGCTACCTGCACGTCCCGGACATGCAGGCGCTCGGCTGGGCGCAGCTGCACCGCGACCTGCTGGTGGAGATCGCCAAGGACGGCCTGGTCCTGGACACCCGGGACAACGGCGGCGGCAGCTACTCGCAGCTGATCATCGAGAAGCTGAGCCGCCGCGTCGTCGGCTGGGAGCGGTTCCGCGACTTCGGCTCGATGTCCTACCCGGCCTACGCGCCGCGCGGACCGCTGGTCTCGGTCGCCGACGAGTTCGCGGGCTCCGACGGCGACATCGTCAACGCCGCGTTCCAGGCGCTGAAGCTGGGCCCGGTGGTCGGCGTCCGCACCTGGGGCGGGGTGATCGGCATCGACATGCGCTACTCGCTGGTCGACGGCACCGGGATCACCCAGCCGCGCTACGCCTTCTGGCTGGAGAACTACGGCTGGGGCGTGGAGAACCACGGCGTCGATCCGGACGTCGAGGTGGTCTGCACCCCGCAGGACTGGGCGGCGGGCCGCGACCCGCAGCTGGACGAGGCGATCCGGATCGCCCTGGCCGAGCTGGCGGAGCACCCGGCGGTCACGCCGCCGCCGGTGCCGGAGCGGTAG
- a CDS encoding PhoH family protein, which yields MVTVLGTGDSLLKVIERAFPGLDIHARGNEVTATGDKAGIRLVQRLFDEMMLVLRTGQPLTEDAVERSIAMLRKAEQDPTSPEASTSPSTVFTANILSNRGRSIRPKTLNQQNYVDAIDRHTIVFGIGPAGTGKTYLAMAKAVQALQAKQVTRIILTRPAVEAGERLGFLPGTLYEKIDPYLRPLYDALHDMIDPDSIPRLMAAGTIEVAPLAYMRGRAQPVFTKVLTPDGFRPIGDLQVGDLVVGSDGKPTPVLGVYPQGEKDIYRVTAQDGSWTLCCGEHLWTVRTAADRRRDKPWRVLETKEMIGSLRAAHARRYELPLLSGPVCHPEREVPMDPYALGLLLGDGCLTGSSTPTFATADPELATALGAALPGIEVRWKGRVDYTLSRPKQPGDLMTTENPVTRVLRALDLLGSRSHSKFVPEVYLRNSAEVRLALLQGLLDADGGPVAQADRTCRIQYSTTSIVLRDDVIALVQSLGGVAYSRRRSALGRPPGRADGRDVHHRYDAHVVDIRLPEGVQPFRLSRKAEKYHASGGGGRPMRFIDSIEPAGREEAVCIQVAAADSLYVTENYLLTHNTLNDAFIILDEAQNTSAEQMKMFLTRLGFNSKIVVTGDVTQIDLPGGTTSGLKVVQDILHEVEDIHFSRLTSQDVVRHKLVGKIVDAYGEYDARTQSQAQGHTQGQARDNQKQTAREHGTRAPRQPRHTES from the coding sequence ATGGTGACCGTCCTCGGGACCGGGGACTCGCTCCTCAAGGTGATCGAGCGGGCCTTCCCCGGCCTCGACATCCACGCCCGGGGCAACGAGGTCACCGCCACCGGCGACAAGGCCGGGATCCGGCTGGTCCAGCGGCTCTTCGACGAGATGATGCTGGTGCTGCGCACCGGCCAGCCGCTGACCGAGGACGCGGTGGAGCGGTCCATCGCGATGCTCCGCAAGGCGGAGCAGGACCCGACCAGCCCCGAGGCCTCGACCAGCCCGTCCACGGTGTTCACCGCCAACATCCTGTCCAACCGGGGACGCTCGATCCGGCCGAAGACGCTCAACCAGCAGAACTACGTCGACGCCATCGACCGGCACACCATCGTCTTCGGCATCGGCCCGGCCGGTACCGGCAAGACCTACCTGGCGATGGCCAAGGCGGTGCAGGCGCTCCAGGCCAAGCAGGTCACCCGGATCATCCTGACCCGTCCGGCGGTCGAGGCCGGGGAGCGGCTCGGCTTCCTGCCGGGGACCCTCTACGAGAAGATCGACCCGTACCTGCGCCCGCTGTACGACGCGCTGCACGACATGATCGACCCGGACTCGATCCCCCGGCTGATGGCCGCCGGCACGATCGAGGTGGCCCCGCTGGCCTACATGCGCGGTCGGGCCCAACCGGTGTTCACCAAGGTGCTTACACCGGACGGCTTCCGTCCGATCGGCGACCTCCAGGTGGGTGACCTGGTGGTCGGCTCCGATGGGAAGCCGACCCCGGTCCTGGGCGTCTACCCGCAGGGCGAGAAGGACATCTACCGGGTCACCGCTCAGGACGGCTCCTGGACACTCTGCTGCGGGGAGCACCTCTGGACCGTCAGGACCGCGGCGGACCGCCGACGTGACAAGCCGTGGCGGGTGCTGGAGACCAAGGAGATGATCGGGAGTCTTCGTGCGGCTCACGCCCGCCGCTACGAGCTGCCGCTGCTGAGCGGACCGGTATGCCATCCGGAGCGTGAGGTTCCGATGGATCCCTACGCCCTGGGCCTGCTGCTCGGCGACGGCTGCCTGACCGGCTCCAGTACACCAACGTTCGCCACCGCTGATCCCGAGCTCGCCACCGCTCTCGGGGCGGCACTGCCCGGCATCGAGGTGCGGTGGAAGGGCCGGGTGGACTACACGCTGAGTCGTCCGAAGCAACCGGGTGACCTCATGACGACGGAGAACCCGGTCACCCGGGTACTGCGCGCCCTGGACCTGCTCGGCAGCCGGTCGCACTCGAAGTTCGTGCCGGAGGTCTACCTGCGCAACTCGGCGGAGGTGAGGCTGGCCCTGCTCCAGGGACTTCTCGACGCCGACGGCGGGCCCGTGGCCCAGGCCGACCGCACGTGCCGGATCCAGTACTCGACGACGTCGATCGTGCTCCGTGATGACGTCATCGCGTTGGTGCAGTCGCTGGGCGGCGTCGCCTACAGCCGTCGTAGGAGCGCGTTGGGGCGTCCGCCGGGCAGGGCGGATGGGCGCGACGTACACCACCGCTACGACGCCCATGTCGTCGACATCCGCCTCCCGGAAGGCGTGCAGCCCTTCCGGCTCAGCCGCAAGGCGGAGAAGTACCACGCGTCGGGTGGCGGTGGGCGTCCGATGCGCTTCATCGACAGCATCGAGCCCGCCGGTCGGGAGGAGGCGGTGTGCATCCAGGTCGCGGCCGCTGACTCGCTGTATGTCACCGAGAACTACCTGCTGACGCACAACACGCTGAATGACGCCTTCATCATCCTGGACGAGGCGCAGAACACCAGCGCCGAGCAGATGAAGATGTTCCTGACCCGGCTCGGGTTCAACTCCAAGATCGTGGTCACCGGCGACGTCACCCAGATCGACCTGCCGGGGGGTACCACCAGTGGGCTCAAGGTCGTCCAGGACATCCTGCACGAGGTGGAGGACATCCACTTCAGCCGCCTGACCAGCCAGGACGTCGTCCGGCACAAGCTGGTCGGGAAGATCGTGGACGCCTACGGCGAGTACGACGCCCGCACCCAGAGCCAGGCCCAGGGGCACACCCAGGGGCAGGCCCGGGACAATCAGAAGCAGACCGCGCGGGAACACGGCACCCGTGCCCCGCGCCAGCCCCGACACACCGAAAGCTGA
- the hrcA gene encoding heat-inducible transcriptional repressor HrcA — protein MHEERKLDDRKLAVLRAIVQDYVGTEEPVGSKALVERHNLGVSPATVRNDMAALEDEGYIHQPHTSAGRVPTDKGYRLFVDRLTEVKPLSGAERRAITSFLDHALDLDDVVARTVRLLAQLTRQVAVVQYPSLSRSAVRHVELVSLTPTRVMLVLITDTGRVEQRLIDCPVAVGETVLADLRARLNSRAGGQRFAEVPTLLQDLPEAFEREDRGAVTAVLSTLFEALAEQTEERIMLGGTANLTRFPHDFPLTIAPVLEALEEQVILLKLLGETGDAGMMVRIGRENAYEGLNSTSVVSVGYGSGDETVAKLGVVGPTRMDYPGTMGAVRAVARYVGQILAAS, from the coding sequence GTGCATGAGGAGCGCAAGCTCGACGACCGCAAGCTCGCGGTGCTGCGTGCCATCGTGCAGGACTACGTGGGCACCGAGGAACCCGTTGGTTCCAAGGCCTTGGTGGAACGCCACAATCTCGGCGTGTCCCCGGCCACGGTGCGTAACGACATGGCCGCACTGGAGGACGAGGGCTACATCCACCAGCCGCACACCAGCGCCGGCCGGGTGCCCACGGACAAGGGCTACCGGTTGTTCGTCGACCGGTTGACCGAGGTCAAGCCGCTGTCCGGGGCGGAACGCCGCGCCATCACCAGCTTCCTCGACCACGCCCTGGACCTCGACGACGTGGTGGCCCGCACCGTGCGGCTGCTGGCGCAGCTGACCCGGCAGGTCGCCGTCGTCCAGTACCCCTCCCTGTCCCGTTCCGCGGTTCGCCATGTCGAGTTGGTCTCACTGACCCCCACCAGGGTGATGCTGGTGCTGATCACCGACACCGGGCGGGTCGAGCAGCGGCTGATCGACTGCCCGGTGGCCGTCGGCGAGACCGTGCTGGCCGACCTGCGGGCGCGGCTCAACAGCCGGGCCGGCGGCCAGCGCTTCGCCGAGGTGCCGACGCTGCTCCAGGACCTGCCGGAGGCCTTCGAACGCGAGGACCGGGGGGCCGTCACGGCGGTGCTCTCCACCCTGTTCGAAGCACTGGCCGAGCAGACCGAGGAGCGGATCATGCTGGGCGGCACCGCCAACCTGACCCGCTTCCCGCACGACTTCCCGCTCACCATCGCCCCGGTGCTGGAGGCCCTGGAGGAGCAGGTGATCCTGCTGAAGCTGCTCGGGGAGACCGGCGACGCGGGCATGATGGTTCGGATCGGCCGGGAGAACGCCTACGAGGGGCTGAATTCCACGTCGGTCGTGTCGGTGGGCTACGGTTCGGGCGACGAGACCGTCGCCAAACTGGGCGTGGTCGGGCCGACGCGGATGGACTACCCGGGCACCATGGGCGCCGTCCGGGCGGTGGCACGATATGTCGGCCAGATTCTGGCGGCGTCCTAG
- the ybeY gene encoding rRNA maturation RNase YbeY has product MSIDINNESGTEVDEQAILDVARFALDRMRIHPLSELSVIVVDAEAMEALHVQWMDLPGPTDVMSFPMDELRPGKEDEELPQGLLGDIVLCPEVATAQGAANGHSMDAELQLLTVHGVLHVLGYDHEDPEEEQEMFGLQKRILDDWRAERGETGPSPAPTTR; this is encoded by the coding sequence ATGTCGATCGACATCAACAACGAGTCCGGCACGGAGGTGGACGAGCAGGCCATCCTGGACGTCGCCCGCTTCGCCCTGGACCGGATGCGCATCCACCCGCTCTCCGAGCTGTCCGTGATCGTCGTCGACGCCGAGGCGATGGAGGCGCTGCACGTCCAGTGGATGGACCTGCCCGGGCCGACGGACGTGATGTCCTTCCCCATGGACGAACTGCGTCCCGGCAAGGAGGACGAGGAGCTGCCGCAGGGGCTGCTCGGCGACATCGTGCTCTGTCCCGAGGTCGCCACCGCGCAGGGCGCGGCCAACGGCCACTCCATGGACGCCGAGCTACAGCTGCTCACCGTCCACGGGGTGCTGCACGTCCTCGGCTACGACCACGAGGACCCGGAGGAGGAGCAGGAGATGTTCGGCCTGCAGAAGCGGATCCTGGACGACTGGCGCGCGGAGCGCGGCGAGACCGGCCCCTCCCCGGCCCCCACCACCCGGTGA
- a CDS encoding histidine triad nucleotide-binding protein, whose amino-acid sequence MSGEPQADCLFCRIVAGGIPATVVRETEHTLAFRDINPQAPTHVLVIPKAHYPNAVALADADPALAGAVLAEAGRVAEDEKIAESTGGSGYRLIFNTGAGAGQTVFHAHAHVLGGGDGLREKLV is encoded by the coding sequence GTGTCCGGAGAGCCGCAGGCGGACTGCCTGTTCTGCAGGATCGTGGCGGGCGGGATCCCGGCGACGGTCGTCCGCGAGACCGAGCACACCCTCGCCTTCCGCGACATAAACCCGCAGGCCCCGACGCACGTGCTGGTCATCCCGAAGGCGCACTACCCGAACGCGGTGGCGCTCGCCGACGCCGATCCGGCGCTGGCCGGGGCGGTGCTGGCGGAGGCCGGGCGGGTCGCCGAGGACGAGAAGATCGCCGAGAGCACCGGCGGCAGCGGCTACCGGCTGATCTTCAACACCGGCGCCGGTGCCGGGCAGACGGTCTTCCACGCGCACGCGCACGTCCTCGGCGGCGGCGACGGGCTGCGCGAGAAGCTGGTGTAG
- a CDS encoding ribonuclease Z, protein MSQRELVVLGTASQVPTRHRNHNGYLLLWDGEGLLFDPGEGTQRQLLYAGVSAGAITHVCVTHFHGDHCLGLPGIVQRINLDRPPHPFTVHYPASGQVYFERLRHASAFHETVELLPDPIADSGAIEAAGAPFGLRAVRLSHPVESFGYRLTEPDGRRLLPERLAARGVAGPLVGELQRRGAVTAPDGRTVTLAEVSVERPGQSAAFVMDTRLCPGVAELAEGVDLLVVEATFLESEAALAEEHGHLTAAQAARVAAEAGVGTLVLTHFSQRYPDLAGHLAEARRHFDGDLVLAEDLLRVPLPPRRAVRPGAEPR, encoded by the coding sequence GTGTCGCAGCGCGAACTGGTGGTGCTCGGGACGGCCAGCCAGGTCCCCACCCGGCACCGCAACCACAACGGCTACCTGCTGCTGTGGGACGGCGAGGGCCTGCTGTTCGACCCGGGCGAGGGCACCCAGCGGCAACTGCTGTACGCCGGGGTCAGCGCCGGCGCCATCACTCACGTCTGCGTCACCCACTTCCACGGCGACCACTGCCTGGGCCTGCCCGGGATCGTCCAGCGGATCAACCTGGACCGGCCGCCGCACCCGTTCACCGTCCACTACCCGGCCTCCGGGCAGGTCTACTTCGAGCGGCTGCGGCACGCCAGCGCCTTCCACGAGACGGTGGAGCTGCTGCCGGACCCGATCGCGGACTCCGGCGCGATCGAGGCCGCCGGAGCGCCGTTCGGGCTGCGCGCGGTCCGGCTGTCGCACCCGGTGGAGTCCTTCGGCTACCGGCTGACCGAGCCGGACGGCCGACGGCTGCTGCCCGAGCGGCTGGCCGCGCGCGGCGTCGCCGGGCCGCTGGTCGGCGAGCTACAGCGGCGCGGCGCGGTCACCGCCCCGGACGGCCGCACGGTGACCCTGGCCGAGGTCAGCGTCGAGCGCCCGGGGCAGAGCGCGGCGTTCGTGATGGACACCCGGCTCTGCCCGGGCGTGGCCGAGCTGGCCGAGGGGGTGGACCTGCTGGTGGTGGAGGCGACCTTCCTGGAGTCCGAGGCCGCGCTGGCCGAGGAGCACGGCCACCTGACCGCCGCCCAGGCGGCCCGGGTGGCGGCCGAGGCCGGGGTCGGCACGCTGGTGCTGACCCACTTCTCCCAGCGCTACCCCGACCTGGCCGGGCACCTGGCCGAGGCCCGGCGGCACTTCGACGGCGACCTGGTACTCGCCGAGGACCTGCTCCGGGTCCCGCTGCCGCCGCGCCGCGCGGTCCGGCCGGGAGCGGAACCGAGATGA
- the dnaJ gene encoding molecular chaperone DnaJ, with protein MATDYYAVLGVRRDAGQDEIKKAFRRLARELHPDVNPDPKTQERFKEINAAYEVLSDPNKRQIYDLGGDPLSASGGGAGPGGFGAGAGFGFSDIMDAFFGGAAGGQRGPRSRTRRGQDAMIRIDIDLEEAAFGTTKDIQVDTAVVCTTCNGEGAAPGTSAQTCDMCRGRGEVSQVTRSFLGQVMTSRPCPQCQGFGTVVPTPCPECAGDGRVRARRTLTVKIPAGVDNGTRIQLAGEGEVGPGGGPAGDLYVEISENAHSTFQRRGDDLHCTVTLPMTAASLGTKVPLETLDGTVEIDVRPGTQSGQSIPLHGRGITHLRGGGRGDLIVHVEVQTPSKLDADQEELLRRLAKLRGEERPSGTFAPGQQGLFSRLKDAFNGR; from the coding sequence GTGGCCACGGACTACTACGCGGTACTCGGCGTCCGGCGTGACGCGGGTCAGGACGAGATCAAGAAGGCGTTCCGCCGACTGGCGCGCGAACTCCATCCCGATGTCAACCCCGACCCGAAGACCCAGGAGCGGTTCAAGGAGATCAACGCCGCCTACGAGGTCCTCTCCGATCCCAACAAGCGGCAGATCTACGACCTCGGCGGCGACCCGCTGTCCGCGAGCGGCGGCGGCGCGGGGCCGGGCGGCTTCGGCGCGGGCGCGGGCTTCGGCTTCAGCGACATCATGGACGCCTTCTTCGGCGGCGCGGCCGGCGGCCAGCGCGGGCCGCGCTCGCGGACCCGGCGCGGCCAGGACGCGATGATCCGGATCGACATCGACCTCGAAGAGGCCGCGTTCGGTACCACCAAGGACATCCAGGTCGACACCGCCGTCGTCTGCACCACCTGCAACGGCGAGGGCGCGGCCCCCGGCACCTCCGCCCAGACCTGTGACATGTGCCGCGGCCGGGGCGAGGTGTCGCAGGTCACCCGGTCCTTCCTGGGCCAGGTGATGACCTCCCGTCCGTGCCCGCAGTGCCAGGGCTTCGGCACCGTGGTGCCCACCCCCTGCCCCGAGTGCGCGGGCGACGGCCGGGTCCGCGCCCGGCGCACGCTGACCGTGAAGATCCCGGCCGGTGTCGACAACGGCACCCGGATCCAGCTCGCGGGCGAGGGCGAGGTCGGCCCGGGCGGCGGCCCGGCCGGCGACCTGTACGTGGAGATCAGCGAGAACGCGCACTCCACCTTCCAGCGCCGCGGCGACGACCTGCACTGCACGGTCACCCTGCCGATGACCGCCGCCTCGCTGGGTACCAAGGTGCCGCTGGAGACCCTGGACGGCACCGTCGAGATCGACGTCCGCCCGGGCACCCAGTCCGGTCAGTCCATCCCGCTGCACGGGCGGGGCATCACCCACCTGCGCGGCGGCGGCCGGGGCGACCTGATAGTGCACGTCGAGGTGCAGACCCCGAGCAAGCTCGACGCCGACCAGGAGGAGCTGCTGCGGCGGCTCGCCAAGCTGCGCGGCGAGGAGCGTCCCTCGGGCACCTTCGCGCCCGGGCAGCAGGGCCTGTTCTCGCGCCTCAAGGACGCCTTCAACGGCCGCTAG
- a CDS encoding 16S rRNA (uracil(1498)-N(3))-methyltransferase, which produces MTAPVFVVETARLAPVGAVVRLDGAEGRHAVAVRRLAVGEQLVLTDGAGAGVFGSVVGVLGKDALEVEVARVLTEPEPELRLTVVQALPKGDRGELAVELMTEVGVDRVVPWAASRCITQWKGERGAKALAKWRATAREAGKQSRRLRFPEVSEPMSTREVAGLLGGAALAAVLHEEGARPLASAPLPDGGELVLVVGPEGGVSPDELERFAEAGAAPCRLGPSVLRTSTAGVAAAALLLGRSGRWG; this is translated from the coding sequence GTGACCGCCCCCGTCTTCGTGGTGGAGACCGCTCGGCTGGCCCCCGTCGGCGCGGTCGTCCGCTTGGACGGCGCCGAGGGCCGCCACGCCGTGGCGGTCCGGCGGCTCGCCGTCGGTGAGCAGCTGGTGCTGACCGACGGCGCGGGGGCGGGGGTCTTCGGCAGCGTCGTCGGCGTGCTCGGCAAGGACGCGCTGGAGGTCGAGGTCGCCCGGGTGCTCACCGAGCCGGAGCCGGAGCTGCGGCTGACCGTGGTCCAGGCGCTGCCCAAGGGCGACCGGGGCGAACTGGCGGTGGAGCTGATGACCGAGGTCGGCGTGGACCGGGTGGTCCCCTGGGCGGCCTCGCGCTGCATCACCCAGTGGAAGGGCGAGCGCGGCGCCAAGGCGCTGGCCAAGTGGCGCGCCACCGCCCGCGAGGCGGGCAAGCAGTCGCGTCGGCTGCGCTTCCCCGAGGTCTCCGAGCCGATGAGCACCCGTGAGGTCGCCGGGCTGCTCGGCGGCGCCGCCCTGGCCGCGGTACTGCACGAGGAGGGCGCGCGCCCGCTGGCGTCCGCGCCGCTGCCGGACGGCGGCGAGCTGGTGCTGGTGGTCGGCCCCGAGGGCGGGGTCTCCCCGGACGAGCTGGAGCGGTTCGCCGAGGCGGGCGCCGCCCCCTGCCGACTCGGCCCCTCGGTGCTGCGCACCTCCACCGCCGGGGTCGCCGCGGCGGCCCTGCTGCTGGGCCGCAGCGGGCGCTGGGGCTGA